Proteins encoded by one window of Arachis ipaensis cultivar K30076 chromosome B04, Araip1.1, whole genome shotgun sequence:
- the LOC107636544 gene encoding uncharacterized protein LOC107636544: MGATPFHPSILKVRLPKNFDKPTDMRYDGTKDPQEHITAFEARMNLEGVGDAVRCQAFPETLAGPAIRWFNALPQGSITAFADISQSFLARFTMRIAKAEHPINLLGVTQKPGEPTRKFLDRFNDECLEIDGLMDSVASLCLTNGLLNEDFWKQLTTKPVWTMQKIQSVAKEYINDEEVSQVVAANKRQLPNSSARQATQVDRYKEAPRDGTLNKLPKHPRVGRFTNYTPLTAPIVEVYQQIADMGILSRPRPLKERTGGNKSLYCDYHKGFGHKTQDCFDFKDVLEQAIKEGKLSEFSRLIREPRRRERERSEEEQSQTIKPR, encoded by the coding sequence ATGGGAGCCACCCCTTTTCACCCCTCAATCCTCAAGGTCCGGCTACCAAAAAACTTTGACAAGccgacggacatgaggtacgatgggACCAAGGACCCTCAGGAGCATATCACAGCTTTTGAAGCAAGGATGAACTTGGAAGGGGTAGGCGACGCGGTAAGATGCCAGGCGTTCCCCGAGACACTGGCCGGTCCAGCAATTCGATGGTTTAACGCTCTCCCACAAGGATCCATCACAGCTTTTGCAGACATATCCCAAAGCTTCCTAGCTCGGTTCACGATGCGCATAGCTAAGGCAGAACACCCAATCAACTTATTGGGGGTTACCCAAAAACCTGGGGAGCCGACTAGGAAGTTCCTAGATAGGTTCAACGACGAGTGTTTGGAGATCGACGGCCTTATGGACTCAGTTGCTAGTCTATGCCTAACAAACGGCTTGCTAAACGAAGACTTTTGGAAGCAACTCACAACCAAACCTGTATGGACCATGCAGAAAATTCAAAGCGTGGCTAAGGAATACATCAATGATGAAGAGGTCAGTCAGGTTGTAgcagccaataaacggcagcTCCCTAACTCGTCAGCTCGGCAGGCCACTCAGGTCGACAGATACAAAGAAGCTCCCAGGGATGGCACCCTAAACAAGTTACCCAAGCATCCACGGGTAGGAAGGTTCACGAACTACACGCCACTTACGGCGCCTATAGTAGAAGTCTACCAACAAATTGCAGACATGGGAATCCTGTCCAGACCTAGACCATTGAAAGAGAGAACGGGAGGCAACAAAAGCCTTTACTGTGATTACCACAAGGGATTTGGTCACAaaacccaagactgcttcgactTCAAAGATGTCTTGGAACAGGCCATCAAAGAGGGAAAGCTGAGCGAATTCTCCCGGCTAATCAGAGAACCGAGGAGGCGGGAAAGGGAACGCTCCGAGGAAGAACAGAGCCAAACTATTAAACCAAGGTAA